One window of Streptococcus troglodytae genomic DNA carries:
- a CDS encoding transcriptional regulator, with the protein MKQESPINYSLTQAGSNAMQQWLGYQPNPNIKLCLDFSERKFHIGGVLGEKILEKLIHERKCQLTQDRQVILKTDLNNLMKDFCK; encoded by the coding sequence ATGAAACAAGAATCCCCTATCAACTACTCTTTAACTCAAGCGGGAAGTAATGCTATGCAGCAATGGTTGGGTTATCAGCCTAATCCTAATATCAAATTATGTTTAGATTTTTCTGAAAGAAAGTTTCATATTGGTGGGGTATTAGGAGAAAAGATATTAGAAAAGCTAATCCATGAGAGAAAATGTCAGTTAACTCAAGATAGGCAGGTTATTTTAAAAACGGATTTAAATAACTTAATGAAGGATTTTTGTAAGTAA
- the hisS gene encoding histidine--tRNA ligase → MTLQKPKGTQDILPQETVKWQYVENVARKTFKKYHYGEIRTPMFEHYEVISRSVGDTTDIVTKEMYDFHDKGDRHITLRPEGTAPVVRSYVENKLFAPEVQKPVKVFYIGSMFRYERPQAGRLREFHQLGVECFGSNNPAIDAETIAMAYQLFNELGIKDVTLHLNSLGNKESRKAYRQALIDYLTPMKDKLSKDSQRRLEENPLRVLDSKEKEDKAAVENAPSILDYLDDDSQAHFQAVRDMLEALDIPYVIDTNMVRGLDYYNHTIFEFITQVDKSELTLCAGGRYDSLVEYFGGPATAGFGFGLGLERLLLVIDKQKINLPVDNSLDVYIAVLGAATNSTALELIQAIRKQGFSAERDYLGRKIKAQFKSADAFNTKLIMTLGESEVETGQVAVKNNFTRQEILVSFEELKTDFARVFKQLGSDRPLSSPDQP, encoded by the coding sequence ATGACATTACAAAAACCAAAAGGAACACAAGATATTCTGCCTCAAGAAACAGTTAAATGGCAGTATGTCGAAAACGTTGCGCGTAAAACTTTTAAAAAATATCATTACGGTGAAATTAGAACGCCCATGTTTGAACACTATGAGGTCATTAGTCGTTCTGTTGGTGATACGACAGATATTGTCACAAAGGAAATGTATGATTTCCATGATAAAGGAGACCGTCACATCACACTGCGCCCAGAAGGAACAGCTCCTGTTGTTCGTTCTTATGTGGAAAACAAACTTTTTGCGCCCGAAGTACAAAAACCTGTCAAAGTTTTTTATATTGGTTCTATGTTTCGCTATGAGCGGCCTCAAGCAGGGCGTTTACGTGAATTTCATCAGTTAGGAGTTGAATGTTTTGGCTCTAACAATCCTGCTATTGATGCAGAAACCATTGCCATGGCTTATCAGCTTTTCAATGAGCTAGGTATCAAAGATGTCACTTTGCATCTTAATAGTTTAGGAAATAAAGAGAGTCGCAAGGCTTATCGTCAGGCTTTGATTGATTACCTGACCCCCATGAAAGATAAACTATCCAAAGATTCACAGCGCCGCTTAGAAGAAAACCCTTTACGGGTACTAGATTCTAAAGAAAAAGAAGATAAAGCAGCTGTTGAAAATGCACCGTCTATCTTAGATTATTTGGATGATGACTCACAAGCGCATTTTCAGGCTGTACGTGATATGTTAGAGGCACTTGATATTCCTTATGTCATTGATACCAATATGGTTCGTGGTCTTGATTATTATAACCACACGATTTTTGAATTTATTACTCAAGTTGATAAAAGTGAATTAACGCTCTGTGCTGGCGGTCGGTATGACAGCCTTGTCGAATACTTTGGTGGTCCGGCGACAGCTGGATTCGGATTTGGTCTTGGTTTGGAGCGACTTTTATTAGTTATTGACAAGCAAAAGATTAATCTGCCAGTAGATAACAGTTTAGATGTCTATATAGCTGTACTTGGAGCAGCCACTAATAGTACGGCTTTAGAACTTATTCAAGCTATTCGTAAACAAGGTTTTTCAGCAGAACGTGATTATCTTGGTCGTAAAATTAAAGCACAATTTAAATCAGCAGATGCTTTTAACACTAAATTGATCATGACTTTAGGTGAGAGTGAAGTTGAAACTGGACAAGTTGCAGTTAAAAATAACTTCACACGCCAAGAAATTCTTGTTAGTTTTGAGGAACTTAAAACAGATTTTGCTAGAGTTTTTAAACAATTAGGTTCAGACAGACCATTGAGCAGTCCTGATCAACCTTAA
- a CDS encoding ArsR/SmtB family transcription factor, producing MAITIQFSNYALKTDETLTQRIQFVYSPLNELFRSLHVLLNPRHHGTNIDWGIEIQDRLTDDFYEKLHYFQLFYELGVSPILLCNFRYHATTIEEEIQNLKKFLDELPTTQLIEHLEKVTSDRENSFIPTLAKGLEWKDFSLNEDNQLLIDLRKNASSVYQHLFSFIDWYRQEIFDETWKNKGIQRKLLTEIQHQASFLRESGFKEMFNHLQIDRIHWQKDKLAIIKPFDQEIQLQDSDSIMLLPSYFIWPHLFVESFNQGIAITYDITEQPSYYNATPENLITIFKALSDPVRLQIMNYVIDKPSTTQSLAQILMMSNSSVSRHLQILKEANLLATTKAKKFVLYEPTQLITQLMPNFYHFFKN from the coding sequence TTGGCGATTACCATTCAATTTAGCAACTATGCTCTGAAAACAGATGAAACGTTGACGCAAAGAATACAGTTTGTATATTCTCCGTTAAATGAACTTTTTAGAAGCTTACATGTCTTATTGAACCCGCGTCATCATGGTACAAATATTGATTGGGGCATTGAGATACAAGACAGATTGACAGATGATTTCTATGAGAAACTTCACTATTTTCAACTTTTTTATGAGCTTGGTGTTTCTCCTATTTTACTTTGTAATTTTCGCTATCATGCGACAACGATTGAAGAAGAGATACAAAATCTAAAGAAATTTCTTGATGAGTTACCTACTACTCAGTTAATTGAGCATTTGGAAAAAGTGACCAGTGATCGAGAAAACTCTTTTATTCCAACATTAGCAAAAGGATTAGAATGGAAGGATTTTTCTTTGAATGAGGATAATCAGTTACTTATAGACTTGAGGAAGAATGCCTCTAGTGTTTATCAACATCTTTTTTCTTTTATTGATTGGTACCGCCAAGAAATATTTGATGAAACTTGGAAAAATAAAGGTATTCAACGAAAGCTCTTAACAGAAATCCAACATCAAGCTTCTTTTTTAAGGGAGAGTGGTTTTAAAGAGATGTTTAACCATCTGCAAATTGATCGCATTCATTGGCAAAAGGACAAGCTAGCCATCATTAAACCTTTTGACCAAGAAATCCAACTGCAAGATAGTGATTCTATTATGTTATTACCAAGTTATTTTATTTGGCCTCATCTGTTTGTTGAATCTTTCAACCAAGGAATTGCTATTACCTATGATATTACAGAGCAGCCAAGTTACTATAACGCCACACCGGAAAATTTGATTACTATTTTTAAAGCTTTGAGTGACCCTGTTCGTTTGCAAATTATGAATTATGTTATTGATAAACCCAGTACAACACAATCTTTGGCTCAAATTTTAATGATGAGTAACTCCAGTGTATCCAGACATCTGCAAATTTTAAAGGAAGCTAATTTATTAGCGACAACAAAAGCTAAAAAATTCGTTCTTTATGAGCCAACACAGCTCATTACACAACTTATGCCGAATTTCTACCATTTCTTTAAAAATTGA